In Alicyclobacillus macrosporangiidus CPP55, a single window of DNA contains:
- a CDS encoding chemotaxis protein CheD, with the protein MAERGEDVVRVGIAEAAVVRCGQRLRTAGLGSCVGVVLYDEVAGVAGMAHVMLPAPPSSGPVNAAKYGSTAVPWLLERLCELGGEPRRVRAKLAGGAQMFAPIRGDLLRVGPRNVEAVLAALQACGIRVVAQDTGGQVGRTIEFDVCTSRLSIRTARGASYEI; encoded by the coding sequence ATGGCTGAACGGGGCGAGGACGTGGTGCGGGTGGGCATCGCCGAGGCGGCGGTGGTGCGCTGTGGACAGCGGTTGCGTACAGCAGGGCTCGGATCATGCGTGGGCGTCGTGTTGTACGACGAAGTCGCGGGTGTTGCGGGAATGGCGCACGTGATGCTCCCCGCGCCTCCAAGCTCGGGCCCGGTCAACGCGGCGAAGTACGGCTCGACCGCTGTCCCTTGGTTGCTGGAGCGCCTCTGTGAGCTGGGCGGTGAACCCAGGCGCGTACGCGCCAAGCTGGCCGGGGGCGCTCAGATGTTCGCCCCAATCCGCGGCGACCTGCTGCGCGTCGGGCCGCGCAACGTGGAAGCCGTGCTCGCCGCGCTTCAGGCCTGCGGCATCCGGGTCGTCGCGCAAGATACGGGCGGACAGGTGGGGCGGACCATCGAGTTCGACGTCTGCACCTCCCGGTTGTCCATTCGCACGGCCCGAGGCGCGTCGTATGAGATCTGA
- a CDS encoding chemotaxis protein CheC gives MSEGLTPGDGTLALLAEIGNVGAGHAATALSVLVQDRVSISVTETRVCSFREIPAIAGGDEVLTAAVLLRLEGDVTGDMMFLLPVPSAKRLVQRMFGRAAEAPGEDFSEMELSALAEAGNILGGSYVTAVSTLTGLRLIQSVPAVAVDMAGAILGTVLTDTGQTSDYAVVIRTSIHQGGADVDGHLFLLPDPPCVPTLFTALGWTYG, from the coding sequence ATGAGTGAGGGGTTGACGCCCGGGGATGGCACGCTGGCGCTCCTGGCGGAGATCGGCAATGTCGGCGCAGGTCACGCCGCGACGGCCTTGTCGGTGCTGGTCCAGGACCGGGTCTCCATCTCGGTGACGGAGACCCGCGTTTGCTCGTTTCGGGAAATCCCGGCGATCGCCGGCGGTGACGAGGTGCTCACTGCGGCGGTGTTGCTGCGGCTCGAAGGGGACGTCACGGGCGACATGATGTTTCTGCTGCCCGTGCCGAGCGCGAAGCGGTTGGTTCAACGCATGTTCGGCCGCGCCGCTGAGGCTCCGGGGGAGGACTTCTCGGAGATGGAGTTGTCCGCCCTGGCGGAGGCCGGCAATATCCTCGGGGGTTCGTACGTCACCGCCGTCAGCACCCTGACGGGCCTGCGGCTGATCCAATCGGTCCCGGCGGTCGCTGTGGACATGGCGGGTGCCATTCTCGGCACGGTGCTGACGGACACCGGCCAGACCTCCGATTACGCGGTGGTGATCCGCACCTCCATCCATCAGGGCGGGGCGGACGTCGACGGCCATCTGTTCTTGCTCCCGGATCCGCCTTGTGTGCCGACCTTGTTCACCGCGCTGGGGTGGACATATGGCTGA
- a CDS encoding chemotaxis protein CheW, with amino-acid sequence MSERQYILFSVANEQYGVPVEQVQSVERMLPIAHVPKTLPFIKGVVNLRGVVTPVLDLRQRFGFPPAEADAETRIVVVQVERFLVGLIVDAVDDVVSIDASAVEPPPAMVGGVEAEYLHGVVRRGDGVLILLNLTRVLSDAEERQLREAEKSVTG; translated from the coding sequence GTGTCGGAACGTCAATATATCCTGTTTTCCGTGGCGAACGAGCAGTACGGCGTGCCGGTGGAGCAGGTGCAGTCGGTCGAACGCATGCTGCCGATTGCGCACGTGCCCAAGACACTGCCGTTCATCAAGGGAGTGGTCAACCTGCGCGGGGTAGTGACGCCGGTGCTCGACTTGAGGCAGCGATTCGGTTTTCCGCCGGCGGAGGCAGATGCGGAAACGCGCATCGTGGTGGTGCAGGTAGAACGCTTCCTCGTCGGTCTGATTGTCGACGCGGTGGACGATGTCGTGTCCATCGACGCGTCTGCGGTCGAACCGCCTCCGGCTATGGTGGGCGGAGTGGAGGCGGAGTATCTGCACGGTGTCGTCCGGCGGGGCGACGGGGTATTGATCCTGCTCAATCTCACCCGGGTGTTGTCGGACGCAGAGGAACGCCAGCTCCGCGAGGCGGAAAAGAGTGTGACCGGATGA
- a CDS encoding chemotaxis protein CheA, translated as MENLQYLQAFLDESEENLQILNELCLRVEQGAAADGDFAAMFRAAHTLKGMSATMGFQTMATVTHRMEDLLGVLRDHPERVSGACVDALFASLDVLAALLARIRDEGDEAGVAAEETVGRLTRLYAELTGAAAAEVAVTASPSPAVQGPAPYPMVSDSAARVLEACQASGMATGWVTVSLDAGCVMPGARALLVMRELEQAGTCVQCEPDAERMQAGDIPGPIAFLMAFEGEPEPVLEAIAQMPEVASVDYHPWIPGAPETSSSAAGPVVAPSASSGQTPASAVAPGPGVTGTPAAVEGGAPGPEAAAAKPDAGRPRAGAARADRTIRVPVERLDTLMNLLSELVIDRNRLGAIAAAADRADLRELSDHVARIAGELQAAVMSLRMVPIEYLFQRFPRMVRDLAKTLGKEIRLEMSGLETEFDRTIIDEMGEVLVHLIRNSADHGLEKPEDRLAAGKPEAGVIQLRAYASGQHVFIEVADDGRGIDVERVRRRAIERGLADPAQAAQLSDEQVYEFLFASGFSTAESVSDISGRGVGLDAVRQKVESLGGRVEIESVPRQGTTFRIRLPLTLAMLEALLVEAAGHIFAIPLTAVEEVVAASSQNVRTVHGSRVLDDRGKLVPLVDVGTWLLGTEGGGRWLVVCREGSRRTAFAVDRLLGQREIVHKSLGEYLAQVPWFAGAAILGDGGIALIADVHTWMNGALRR; from the coding sequence GTGGAAAATCTCCAGTACCTTCAGGCATTCTTGGATGAATCCGAAGAAAACCTTCAGATTCTAAATGAACTGTGCCTGCGCGTCGAGCAGGGAGCTGCAGCGGACGGCGATTTCGCGGCCATGTTTCGGGCTGCGCACACGCTGAAGGGCATGTCGGCGACGATGGGATTTCAGACGATGGCGACCGTCACCCACCGGATGGAGGATCTGTTGGGGGTGTTGCGCGACCACCCCGAACGGGTGAGCGGGGCGTGTGTCGACGCCTTGTTCGCGAGCCTCGATGTGCTCGCTGCTCTGTTGGCGCGCATCCGGGACGAGGGAGACGAAGCCGGCGTGGCGGCGGAGGAGACGGTCGGACGCCTGACCCGGCTGTACGCGGAGCTGACGGGTGCGGCCGCGGCGGAGGTGGCAGTGACGGCTTCTCCGTCCCCAGCCGTGCAGGGACCGGCCCCGTACCCGATGGTATCCGACAGCGCGGCCAGGGTGTTGGAGGCGTGCCAGGCGTCGGGGATGGCCACGGGCTGGGTGACGGTGTCGTTGGACGCGGGGTGCGTGATGCCTGGGGCCCGCGCACTGCTGGTGATGCGGGAGTTGGAGCAGGCGGGCACCTGTGTCCAGTGTGAACCCGACGCGGAACGGATGCAGGCGGGGGACATTCCGGGACCCATCGCGTTTCTGATGGCGTTTGAAGGCGAACCCGAACCGGTCCTCGAGGCCATCGCCCAGATGCCTGAGGTGGCGTCCGTGGACTACCACCCGTGGATCCCCGGGGCACCGGAGACCTCATCGTCTGCGGCGGGACCCGTGGTGGCACCGTCCGCATCATCCGGTCAAACGCCGGCGTCCGCAGTTGCGCCGGGCCCAGGTGTGACCGGCACGCCTGCGGCTGTGGAGGGAGGCGCGCCCGGACCAGAGGCAGCCGCGGCCAAGCCGGATGCGGGCCGGCCGCGGGCAGGCGCCGCACGGGCGGATCGCACCATCCGCGTGCCGGTGGAGCGGTTGGACACGCTGATGAACCTGTTGAGCGAGTTGGTCATCGACCGCAACCGCTTGGGCGCCATCGCGGCGGCGGCCGACCGGGCAGATCTTCGCGAGTTGAGCGACCACGTGGCCCGCATCGCTGGGGAATTGCAGGCGGCGGTGATGTCCCTGCGCATGGTGCCGATCGAGTACCTGTTCCAGCGTTTTCCGCGGATGGTCCGCGACCTGGCGAAGACCCTCGGCAAGGAGATCCGGCTCGAGATGTCCGGCTTGGAGACGGAGTTCGACCGGACCATCATCGACGAGATGGGGGAGGTGTTGGTCCACCTGATCCGCAACTCCGCGGACCACGGTCTGGAGAAACCGGAAGACCGGCTGGCCGCTGGCAAGCCGGAAGCCGGGGTGATCCAGCTGCGCGCATACGCGTCGGGCCAGCACGTATTTATCGAGGTCGCGGATGACGGGCGCGGGATCGACGTGGAACGCGTGCGCCGCCGCGCCATCGAACGTGGGTTGGCGGACCCCGCCCAGGCTGCGCAGCTGTCGGACGAGCAGGTCTATGAGTTCCTGTTTGCCTCCGGGTTCAGCACGGCGGAGTCTGTCTCCGACATCTCGGGCCGCGGTGTCGGGTTGGACGCTGTCCGCCAAAAGGTGGAGTCGCTGGGGGGACGCGTGGAGATCGAATCGGTCCCGCGTCAGGGGACGACTTTCCGTATCCGCCTTCCACTGACCCTGGCGATGCTCGAGGCCCTCTTGGTGGAGGCGGCTGGGCATATCTTCGCCATCCCGCTGACCGCCGTCGAGGAAGTCGTCGCCGCCAGCTCCCAGAACGTCCGAACGGTGCATGGAAGCCGGGTCCTCGACGACCGCGGGAAACTGGTCCCCTTGGTGGACGTGGGCACGTGGCTCTTGGGCACGGAAGGTGGCGGCCGGTGGTTGGTGGTCTGCCGGGAAGGGAGCCGGCGGACGGCCTTTGCGGTCGATCGCCTCCTGGGACAGCGAGAGATCGTACATAAGTCGCTCGGCGAGTATCTGGCACAGGTCCCCTGGTTCGCAGGGGCCGCGATCCTCGGGGACGGCGGGATCGCCTTGATTGCCGATGTGCACACATGGATGAACGGGGCGCTCCGGCGCTGA